CGCTCGGCAGCCCACTTCGACGCCGCGTACACCGCCAGGAAGTCGTTGCCGTCGACCCGCAGCGAGGCGATGCCGCAGCCGACGCCGCGCGCCGCGAAGGTGGTCGATTCGCCGCCGGCGATCGCCTGGAAGGTGGAGATCGCCCACTGGTTGTTGACCACGTTCAGGATCACCGGCGCCCGGTACACGTGGGCGAAGGTCAGCGCGGTGTGGAAGTCCGCTTCCGCCGTGGCGCCGTCGCCGATCCAGGCCGAGGCGATGCGGGTGTCGCCCTGGATCGCCGAGGCCATGGCCCAGCCCACCGCCTGGATGAACTGGGTGGCCAGGTTGCCGGAGATGGAGAAGAAGCCGGCCCGCTTGTACGAGTACATCACCGGCAGCTGGCGGCCCTTGACCGGGTCGCGCTGGTTGCTCATGAGCTGGCAGATCAGCTCGACCATCGGAATGTCGTCGCGGCTGAGCAGCAGACCCTGCTGGCGATAGGTGGGGAAGCACATGTCGCCGGGCTCGATCGCCGCCGCGTGGGCGCAGGCGATGGCCTCCTCGCCCAGGCTCTGCATGTAGAACGAGATCTTGCGCTGGCGCTGCACCACCATCATGCGGGCATCGAACGTGCGCGTGCGTATCATCGCCCGCAGGCCCTTGCGCAACTGCGCGGTGGAGATCTCGGGCGCCCACGGGCCGACGGCGCGGCCCTCGGGGTCGAGCACGCGCACCAGCTGGTAGGCCAGGTCGGCGGTGTCGAAGTGGGTGGTGTCCACCGGCGGCCTTCGCACGGCGCCGGCTTCGGACAGCGGGAGGTAGGAGAAGTCGGTGGCACAGCCGGGCCGCCCCGAGGGCTCCGGCACGTGCAGCCGCAGGGGCTGGTGCTCGCTCATGCAATCGCTCCGCGTGCTTCTGGCACGCCAACAGGGTTGCAGATCGGGAGCGCGACAGCGGGTCAGCCACCGCCCTCCCGAGGTGTCCGCGCGGATCGCGCGCAGGCTGGTCAGTTTAGCGGCGGGCAGGCGTCCGCGGGGATTCCCGCGTTCGCCGGAATGTCGTCAGGAACGCAGCAGCCGGGCCAGCGTGGTCCCCTGGAGCACTTCGATGGATCGGGCCTTGGCCAGCGACCGGGCCTGCGGGCTGAGCTCGCCCAGGGCCACGTAGACGCCGCGGCCGACCTCCTGCCGCTGCATGGCCTGGTCCAGCGCCTGCAGCGCCTCCTCGCCATGGCGCGCGGCCTTCCAGCGCCGCGCCGACACCAGCGTGGGCACGCCCTTGCGCTCGAGCACCAGATCGGCGCCGCCCTCGCCCGGCCGCACCTGCCAGCCCTCGCGCGCGAAGCCCGCGCGCAGCGCCTGCTCGAACTGCGGCCACGACATCTTCGCCGCGCCGTCCAGCAGTTGCTGCGCCTGCGCCGGGCTGGGCGCGTTCCACTGGCGCCAGCAGGCGATCGCGCCGATCACGACGAAGGGCAAGGCACCCATGCTGCCCACCGTGCGCAGGTCCTGCGGCAGCAGCGCCTGCGCCAGCGCCACCAGGCCGAGTGCGACCGCGATGCTGATCCACCAGGGCGATCGCAGCAGCACCGCGAACAGCGAGTTCTCCGCCATGCGGAACTTCATGCGAAACCCCGCCGGTTCAGTGGTGGTGGCCGTGCTCGCCGTGGGCGTGCCGGTGCTGGATCTCCTCCGGCGTGGCCGCGCGCACGGCCAGCACCTTGACCATGAAACGCAGCGCCTGCCCGGCCAGCGGGTGGTTGCCATCCAGGTGCACGGTGTCTCCCCTGACCTTGGCGACCCGGAACGCCTGCGGCCGGCCCTGGTCGTCGGGCAGTTCCAACACCCCGCCCACCTTCACGCCCGGCGGGAATTCGCGCTTGGGCAGGGTCCGAACCAGCTGCTCGCCGCGCTCGCCGAACGCGTCGGGCGCCGCCAGCTGCAGCGTGAGCTGGTCGCCCGCCTGGCGGCCTTCCAGCGCGGCCTCCAGCTTGGGCAGGGTGTTGCCATAGCCGCCGTGCAGGTAGGCCTCGGCGCCCTTGCTCTGGTCGAGCAGGCGGCCCTGCAGGTCGGCGATCCTGACCGCCAGCGTGACGACGGTGTCCTTGGTGATGTGCATGGGCCGATTCTGCCAAGGTCGGGCAGGCACTCCGGGTTGAGGCGCGTCCCGGTTTGCCACTACCATGTGCCGCCCGGCTTTGCACTCCCCGCATGAGCTCCAGCCCGCTCCCGGCCCAGGGGGAGGTCGCCCGCCTCCTCCAGGCCCCGGATGGGGCGTCCCCCGCCCTGGGAGAACCCTCGCGCTGGTCCCAGGCCCTGCGCACCGTCGCCGCCCTGGTCCTGAACGCGCCGCGCCCGATGTACGTGGCCTGGGGCGCCGAACTGGCCCTCCTGTACAACGACGCCTACCGCCACATCCTCGGCGACCGGCACCCGGCCGCCCTCGGCCGGCCGCTGCGCGAAGTCTGGCCCGAGATCTGGGACTGCGTCGGCCCGCTGCACGAGCGCGCCCTGCGGGGGGAACCGGCCCAGATCGAGGAAGTGGAGTGCACGCTGCGGCGCGCGGGCGCCGAGGTGCAGGCCTGGTTCGCCGTGTCCTGCAGCCCGGTGCACGACGGCGACCGCGTGGCCGGCGTGCTGTGCCTGATCGACGAGACGACCGAGCGCGTGCTTACCGAGCGCCACCGGCGCGACGAGTACCGTCGGCTGCAGCAGTGGTTCGCGCAGGCGCCCAACCTGCTGGCCGTGCTGCGCGGGCCGCAGCACGTGATCGAGGTGGCGAACCGGGCGGTGCACGAGTTCACCGGCCGCGGCGACATCGTCGGGCGGACCGTGCGCGAGGCCCTCGACCTGGAAGGCCAGGGCTATTACGAACTGCTCGACGAGGCGTATCGCAGCGGCACCGCCTTCGTCGGCCGCTCCATGGCGGTCAAGCTGCGCCGCGGGCGCGACACGCCGCGCGAGGACCGGCTGTTCGACCTCGTGTTCCAGCCCATGCGCGACGACGCCGGCCGCGTGGCCGGCATCTTCCTTTCGGCCGTCGATGTCACCGAGCCGACGCAAGTCACGGCGGCGCTGCGCGCCAGCGAGCACAAGCTGAAGGAGGCCACCGAGGGCGCGGGGGTCGGCACCTGGGAGATCGACCTCATCGCCGGACGCGGAAGCTGGTCGGAGCGCGGCGCGCAGCTGGTGGGGCTCGGCCGGCGCGAATTCACCGCCACCGATTGGGTCGAAGGGCTGCACCCGGACGACGTGCCGGTGGTGCAGGCGATCTGGCAGCGGGCACTGGCCGAGGGGCGTCCCTACGAGGTCGAGTACCGCACCCACGCGCCGGCCGCCGATGGCGGGCCGCGCTGGCTGCTGGCCCGCGGGCGGGTCGAGTCCGATGACCACGGACGGCCGCTGCGGGCGTCCGGCGTGCTGTTCGAAGTGACCCCGCGCCGGCGGGCGCAGGATGCGCTGCGGCAGGCCGAGCAGGCGCTACGGGCGGCCGAGGAAGGCATGCAGCTGGCGATGACCATCGCCGACGCCGGCACCTGGGACTGGGACATGGTCAGCGGCCGGCTGGTCTGGTCGCGCAGCCGCTTCGAAGTGCTGGGCCTGCAACCCACGCCCGGCGGCGAAGCGAGCATGGACCTGTGGCTCAACGCCATCTGGCCCGAGGACGTCCCGGCGCTGCATGCCGAATGGCAGCGGGCACTGGCGGCGCGCGACGTGTTCCGCTCCGAACACCGGATGCGGCGCGTCGACGGGCAGCTGATCTGGGTGACGGCGGCCGGCCGCTTCTTCTACGGCGAGGACGGCGAGCCGGTGCGCTTCGTCGGCGTGTTCTTCGACATCAGTCAGCGCAAGAAGACCGAGGAGGCGCTGCGCAACGCCGACCGCCGCAAGGACGAATTCCTGGCCACCCTGGCGCACGAGCTGCGCAACCCGCTGGCGCCGATCCGCAACGGGCTGGCCATCCTGCGCGTGCCGGGGCTGGAGGACGCCACGCGCGAGCGCATGCTGGAGCTGATGGAGCGCCAGGTGCAGCACATGGTGCGGCTGGTCGACGATCTGCTGGAGGTCTCGCGCATCACGCGCGGCAAGATCGAACTGCGGCGCGAGGTGGTGGAACTGCGCTCGCTGGTGCGCGCCAGCCTGGAAGGCATGCAGCCGCAGTTCCACGCCGCCCAGCACCAGGTGCGGGTGGACCTGCCGCTCCAGCCGGTGCTGGTGAACGCCGACCCGATCCGCATCGCGCAGGTGGTCGACAACCTGCTGGCCAACGCCTGCAAGTACACGCCCGACGGCGGCCAGGTGCGCGTCGGCCTGCGTGCCGAACGCGGGCAGGCGGTGCTGACGGTGGCGGACAACGGCACCGGCATCCCGCCCGACATGCTGGACCGGGTGTTCGAGCTGTTCACCCAGATCGACCGCACGCTCGGACGCGCCAAGGGCGGCCTGGGCATCGGCCTGACGCTGGTGCGTCAACTGGTGCGCATGCACGGCGGCACGGTGCAGGTCGAAAGCGGCGGCATCGGTGCCGGCGCCCGCTTCACCGTGCGGCTGCCGCTGCTGGCGGCCGGCGCCGAGCCGGCCGGCGCCGGCGTCGCGCCCGGACTGCCGGCCTCGGCCCAGCCGCTGCGCGTGCTGGTGGTGGACGACAACCACGATGCCGCCGACAGCCTGGCCCTGCTGCTGATGGCCGCCGGGCACGAGGTGCGCACCACCTACGACGGGCCGGCGGCGCTGCGGGCCGTCCCCGAGTTCGACCCGCAATGGGTGCTGCTGGACATCGGCATGCCCGGCATGAACGGCCACGAGGTCGCGCGGGCGCTGCGGGCCCGTCCCGGCGGCGACCGGCTCAAGCTGGTCGCCGTGACCGGCTGGGGCCAGGCCGACGACCGCCGGCTGACGCAGGCCTCGGGGTTCGACGCCCACCTGGTCAAGCCGGTTGAGCCGGCCGCCCTGCTGCGCCTGCTGGAGCAGGACGAGCTGGCGCACCCGGCCTAGCACCCCACTTCCGGCCGAGTCCTACAGCGCGCCGTGCCGCGCTGCCGGAAAGTGCAACCTGAGCAAGGAGGCGCTCATGGCCAAGGAAGACCTGGCGTTCGATCACCTCACCCCGACCCCCCGGCTGGACGAGGACCCGCGCACGGCCGAGCGCCTCAGCCTGGCGCGCCAGCTGCCCAAGCGCACCGTGGCGCTGGTGCTGGCCGGCGGGCGCGGCTCGCGCCTGCACGAGCTGACCGACCGCCGCGCCAAGCCGGCGGTCTACTTCGGCGGCAAGTTCCGCATCATCGATTTCGCGCTGTCCAACTGCATCAACTCCGGCATCCGCCGCATCGGCGTGCTGACCCAGTACAAGTCGCACTCGCTGCTGCGCCACCTGCAGCGCGGCTGGAACTTCCTGCGCGGCGAGGTCAACGAGTTCATCGACCTGCTGCCGGCCCAGCAGCGGGTGAGCGGGGCCGACTGGTACCGCGGCACCGCCGACGCGATCTACCAGAACATCGACATCCTCAAGTCCTACGCGCCCGAGTACATCCTGGTGCTGGCCGGCGACCACGTCTACAAGATGGACTACTCGCTGATGCTGCTGGACCACGTGGAGTCGGGCGCGCGCTGCACCGTCGGCTGCATCGAGGTGCCGCGCATGGAGGCGACGGCGCTGGGCGTGATGGCGATCGACGAGCGGCGCCGCATCACCGCCTTCCTGGAAAAGCCGGCGGACCCGCCCGCCATGCCGGGCAAGCCCGACCGCGCGCTCGGCAGCATGGGCATCTACGTGTTCGATGCCCAATACCTGTACCGGCAGCTGGAGGAGGACTGCGTCGACCCGGCCTCGCACCGCGACTTCGGCCAGGACGTGATCCCCCGGCTGGTGGCGCGCGGCAACGTGCTGGCCCACCCGCTGGGCCTGTCCAGCGTGCCGGCCAGCACCCGGCACAACCCGTACTGGCGCGACGTCGGCACGGTCGATGCGTTCTGGGCCGCCAACCTGGATTTGGCGTCGAACATGCCCGAGCTGAACATCTACGACCGCGACTGGCCGATCTGGACCCACCAGGAGCAGCTGCCGCCGGCCAAGTTCGTGCCGGACGAGCGCGGCCGCCACGGCGAGATCGCCAACGTGATGGCCTCGGGTGGCTGCATCGTGTCGGGGTCGGACCTGTCGCACTCGGTGCTGTTCTCCAGCGTGCGGGTGCACTCGTGCTGCTCGATCCGCGAGGCGGTGATCCTGCCGGGCTGCGACATCGGCCGCGGCAGCAAGCTGTCGAAGGTGGTGATCGACCGCGGTTGCCAGATCGCCGAGGGCACCGTGATCGGCGAGGACCCGCAGCTCGATGGCGAGCGCTTCCACCGCACCGACAGCGGCGTCGTGCTCGTGACGAAGGACATGCTGGGGCAGGACTGAGCCGCGGGCGGCGGCCCCGGGTGCGGGGCAGAATCACAGCCCACCCCGCACACGCCGCGCCCTTCCATGACCGCACCGGCCACCGCTCCCAGCGCCCTTCCGCCCTTCCGGGCCATCGCCGATCTCGCGCGCGAGCACGCCGCCGCGCGGCCGCTGCGCACGGCGCTGGTGCATGGCGAGCACCGCCTGTCCTGGGGCGAACTCGACGTGCTGATGGACCGCGTGGCCGCGGCGCTGCAGCGCGATGGCGTCCAGCCGCGGCAATCGATCGCCATCAGCGGCGCCAACGGCATCGCCTATGCCGTGCTGTTCCTCGGCGCCCTGCGCGCCGGCGTCGCGGTGGCCCCGCTGCCCGGCGGCGCGACGCCGCAGCAGCTGGCCGGTATGGTGGACGACAGCGGCGCGCGGCTGCTGTTCGCCGACGACGCCGTGCCGGCGCTCGCGACCGGCGTGCCGCGCATCGCGCTGGCCGACTTGCAGGTCATTCC
The sequence above is a segment of the Ramlibacter tataouinensis genome. Coding sequences within it:
- a CDS encoding FKBP-type peptidyl-prolyl cis-trans isomerase, with protein sequence MHITKDTVVTLAVRIADLQGRLLDQSKGAEAYLHGGYGNTLPKLEAALEGRQAGDQLTLQLAAPDAFGERGEQLVRTLPKREFPPGVKVGGVLELPDDQGRPQAFRVAKVRGDTVHLDGNHPLAGQALRFMVKVLAVRAATPEEIQHRHAHGEHGHHH
- a CDS encoding restriction endonuclease; this translates as MKFRMAENSLFAVLLRSPWWISIAVALGLVALAQALLPQDLRTVGSMGALPFVVIGAIACWRQWNAPSPAQAQQLLDGAAKMSWPQFEQALRAGFAREGWQVRPGEGGADLVLERKGVPTLVSARRWKAARHGEEALQALDQAMQRQEVGRGVYVALGELSPQARSLAKARSIEVLQGTTLARLLRS
- a CDS encoding hybrid sensor histidine kinase/response regulator, whose amino-acid sequence is MSSSPLPAQGEVARLLQAPDGASPALGEPSRWSQALRTVAALVLNAPRPMYVAWGAELALLYNDAYRHILGDRHPAALGRPLREVWPEIWDCVGPLHERALRGEPAQIEEVECTLRRAGAEVQAWFAVSCSPVHDGDRVAGVLCLIDETTERVLTERHRRDEYRRLQQWFAQAPNLLAVLRGPQHVIEVANRAVHEFTGRGDIVGRTVREALDLEGQGYYELLDEAYRSGTAFVGRSMAVKLRRGRDTPREDRLFDLVFQPMRDDAGRVAGIFLSAVDVTEPTQVTAALRASEHKLKEATEGAGVGTWEIDLIAGRGSWSERGAQLVGLGRREFTATDWVEGLHPDDVPVVQAIWQRALAEGRPYEVEYRTHAPAADGGPRWLLARGRVESDDHGRPLRASGVLFEVTPRRRAQDALRQAEQALRAAEEGMQLAMTIADAGTWDWDMVSGRLVWSRSRFEVLGLQPTPGGEASMDLWLNAIWPEDVPALHAEWQRALAARDVFRSEHRMRRVDGQLIWVTAAGRFFYGEDGEPVRFVGVFFDISQRKKTEEALRNADRRKDEFLATLAHELRNPLAPIRNGLAILRVPGLEDATRERMLELMERQVQHMVRLVDDLLEVSRITRGKIELRREVVELRSLVRASLEGMQPQFHAAQHQVRVDLPLQPVLVNADPIRIAQVVDNLLANACKYTPDGGQVRVGLRAERGQAVLTVADNGTGIPPDMLDRVFELFTQIDRTLGRAKGGLGIGLTLVRQLVRMHGGTVQVESGGIGAGARFTVRLPLLAAGAEPAGAGVAPGLPASAQPLRVLVVDDNHDAADSLALLLMAAGHEVRTTYDGPAALRAVPEFDPQWVLLDIGMPGMNGHEVARALRARPGGDRLKLVAVTGWGQADDRRLTQASGFDAHLVKPVEPAALLRLLEQDELAHPA
- a CDS encoding 3-methyl-2-oxobutanoate dehydrogenase (2-methylpropanoyl-transferring) subunit alpha, producing the protein MSEHQPLRLHVPEPSGRPGCATDFSYLPLSEAGAVRRPPVDTTHFDTADLAYQLVRVLDPEGRAVGPWAPEISTAQLRKGLRAMIRTRTFDARMMVVQRQRKISFYMQSLGEEAIACAHAAAIEPGDMCFPTYRQQGLLLSRDDIPMVELICQLMSNQRDPVKGRQLPVMYSYKRAGFFSISGNLATQFIQAVGWAMASAIQGDTRIASAWIGDGATAEADFHTALTFAHVYRAPVILNVVNNQWAISTFQAIAGGESTTFAARGVGCGIASLRVDGNDFLAVYAASKWAAERARSNLGPTLIEWVTYRAGAHSTSDDPSKYRPADDWQRFPLGDPIQRLKQHLIALGAWSEQEHEQVRLELEAEVAAAQKEAEGYGTLLDGHIPSPAAMFEDVYAEMPAHLRRQRQELGV
- the glgC gene encoding glucose-1-phosphate adenylyltransferase, producing MAKEDLAFDHLTPTPRLDEDPRTAERLSLARQLPKRTVALVLAGGRGSRLHELTDRRAKPAVYFGGKFRIIDFALSNCINSGIRRIGVLTQYKSHSLLRHLQRGWNFLRGEVNEFIDLLPAQQRVSGADWYRGTADAIYQNIDILKSYAPEYILVLAGDHVYKMDYSLMLLDHVESGARCTVGCIEVPRMEATALGVMAIDERRRITAFLEKPADPPAMPGKPDRALGSMGIYVFDAQYLYRQLEEDCVDPASHRDFGQDVIPRLVARGNVLAHPLGLSSVPASTRHNPYWRDVGTVDAFWAANLDLASNMPELNIYDRDWPIWTHQEQLPPAKFVPDERGRHGEIANVMASGGCIVSGSDLSHSVLFSSVRVHSCCSIREAVILPGCDIGRGSKLSKVVIDRGCQIAEGTVIGEDPQLDGERFHRTDSGVVLVTKDMLGQD